GTTCAACTCTCCCTCGGGTCAAGCAGCACTGTCTgtaggggagggaggagggagagggacggATGCTCTCCTGTGATGACGTGTAGCTGCACCAGTGCGGAGCTCGACAGAAGAAACCGGCTCTGGCCAATTTGAACTCAAGCGCCCTCCAGCCGAGTGTTGATGAAACCGGAGCTGAGGGGCCGGCGAGGAGGCAGTGATTCCTCGTCACGTCTTTAGTCTTACTCTTCGTCTGCATTCTTCAACATGAGGATGGAGTTGTAGATCTTCAGGGCGGGTCCTAATTTGATGGACAGGATCTTGACGATGTCCCCTTGGGTGAGCAGCAGGAAGGCCTCGCCGTCTATTTGCTAAACAGAAAGCAGGACACATTTGCTCTGTGTTACTGTGGTTGGACCGACtaaaacagattatttttcttttaactgaACTTGATCCATGTAGAGTTCTGCAGGGGTGAATTAATCGAGGAAGTTAGCATCACACTCGTCACCTCAAGAAGAAAACCATGGGATTTTACACTGGATTATTCTAGAAATTAAAGTCAAATGTTCACAATTCTTCCACcacatttgtgatttttttaaGCTTTACTGACATCGGCAGAAGTAAAGAGCCAACTACACCACGGTTGCACGAGTGCGAGGAAACGCATTGACGCTATGAAGGCGGACTAGTTGGGGTGATAACGTTTTGGGAGTCTCAAACAAACTGGTTTTGGGCTCCACCAAATCCAGAGAGGTGTCAAGACTTAAGACTAGTTTCTAAACGCTTCACTGTCTTCCCCAGCTACTTGCTAACTGTGTCTGtgagttttatatatatataatttttttccccccacagacTACAGAGTTGGCAGTAATACATAGACATAGAATTTAAGTCAACGCCAATGCATTGATTTGTTGACTCATGGATAACATGTCACGCttacaaaaccaaaacaattttaaaatattttacaactTACAAGATTCATCAtgcattcaaaaaataatcttaCAACATTTTCAATTGAACTAATCATAATTTGAATCTCGAGTGGTGCGAGTTTGTCGACGTCTAAATAGGAATGAAGTGCTTACCTCGGTTTTAAACGTAGCAGCGTGTTCTTTACATCCTGGAAGGCCTTTGACAAAAGTGGCCACCTGGTGAGAAAATACAACAACTTACAGCTAGAAGCAACAGACGGGCTGTCGAGCACAAGATGTTTAATCTACAAATAAAAGTGGTCTCGTGTACGCCTTCATTAAAACAGCAGGCAGAAAGAGAAGCTCTCCTTGAACATTCATGCACAGTTGATGTGTGTCTCCATGTTGGAGGCGTTTCATGTGCTGGCGCGGTGTGAGCGCGTAAGCATGTCTGACCTCCTCTGCGCTCCAAGTGGCCACTCGCTTGGCAGTCAGCCCCAGGACCTCAGGCAGCAGCTGGCAATGTTTGTCCCAGCAGAGAGACacccggtgggggggggaggcggagagGCCAGGGGAAAACACGGACTCGTGGAGGGCCTGCTGGAGGGAGATGGCGTCTGGAGAGGctggggagaggggagggaacgCTGGCAGTCAGTGGGAGTGAGGTGAGGATTTATGTGCTTCGTCGTGTGGCttctacacacacgcacctttGCCATCGTCAATCTCCTCTTTGACGTAGTGCATTTTCAGGTATTTGGGAACTGGAGCGGTCCTGGAGAGACAGACACGTTAGAAGTCCCTCTTTCATACAGGAGGACAACTTCTGCAATGAACTGCAGCAGCCCAGCTGGGCGCGATGCTTTCAGACTGTACCGTTTAGGCCTCGTCCCGTTGTGACACTGCTCACTGGCTCCGCCCGGTGGCTCGGGCTGAGTGTTACGTGCTAAACGCTCAGCCTCCACTGTCAACGGTTTCCTAGCAACACAGACAATCCGCTTAGATACAAAGTAATGGACAGAGGTGCAAGAGAAACAGAGAAGGGTGTGCTGGTGACTTTAAGATATAAAATATGGAAGTTGTGGACGGACTcattgttcaaaacaaaccgtAGAAAGAGAATGTGAAGAGGTCAGATAACATGTTGTCGTTTAACATCAAGCCCCAGCCTGTCCTGACACTAACGCGGGTGAATTAGCCGTGCGGTGGTATTGGCCTGATCGGGGCAGACGGCCACCGTCATTGTAACCATCTTTTTTTGTGGAGATATTATAAGATCTGCTGGTTTTCTCTTGCTAGTCATATTATTCAGAAGAAGAGAGGTTCTTTATCATCCTGCTCGCAAACGTACATGACCTTGTGCGTCTTAGCAACTGGCTTTGTGCAGAGGAGTCAGAAAATGTAAAGTGGAGGTTAAACGTTCATGTTGTCATTGTGTAATTGCTCAACCTGCAtcactgagtttttttttttcttacactgAGATCCAAAGGAAGTCCACAGTCTCTACAGAGTGAAAAGTCCTTTTTTGAGCTAGACCACTTTACCTCACTCTTAACAGGGACCTTTGCTACTGAACATATGCTGCTGCCTGATAAAAGACAAAGTTTCCTTATGTTACCTgttcagaaacaaaaagaaaactgaaaacattactttaaaataaaagcgtgcAATCTTTGCTCAGCACTAGTAAAAAACGTAAAATACTGTTCGGACCTAGAACTAGAGATCAAATGCCGCCCTCTATTTGTTTGGAGCGTCTGTCCAGACATTACACAGTTGTTGAGTGACAGCCACACACCTGCTGTGAGAGTCTTCAGCTCCTTCCGCCTGCTCTGGCGCTGAGGTGGTCGGTGTTGCGGTGTTGGTACTAGGGTCGGGGCGGCGCCCGCGTGGATGAGGTCCACTGAGGGCGAGGGGCCGTTCTCCACTGAGGCGGTCTGGCAGCAAGCCCTCCTTGTTCAGATTGGTCTCCGAATAGGGACAGCTCACTTGACTGCACACACGAAAGACACGGAAACTTTACCGAGGCCTACAACTCACCGCTGCATTGTACATTTGATGCTCTGCAATTTAGCAGGTTACAACAAATTGGAATACAAAAACCGCAAGAAATCATCTACGAGACTCAAAACTCCCACACAAGCAACACGTCACACTGGACAGACCCACACAAGTATAATTGACCTTTAAGAACACAGAGACTTTTTATTCTCCTCGTGTACATATACGGTAACCAAATATTGTTCAAGTGAGACTTAGCTATCCATGTGTCAGACACAGcataatatataaattataataaataaaaataaagttcacAGAAAATGAATTAAGAATATGTAAGatattaaaatgaaagaatacaaaataaattcaatACAAAGAAAGCCACACAAGATCAAGATTGAAAAACAATTGGGACCACAAAAAACTAACGTGTAGTGGGTCCCGTAGCGAGGACCTCTGATGTGGCCGACCCCGTTGCATCCTCGGGTAGGACAACCTTGACCCGGGGCAGTCACTAAATCACTGGAACCTGAAAtatacataaaacacacacaggagggtTCTTAAAACTATGCAAATATTTGCATTAAGACCATTAATGATTGATATAAATTTCTGCAAGTTAACTGTCAATTTACAGTCAACAATTTGGAACGTTCTCCTAACAAACCTTGACTGACCTCTCTGAATATCGGGCAGGACAGCCAGgaagagtgtgtgagtgtgtctcaccGTTAGGGTATTGTAGCGGGTGTCCTGTTTTCTGACACCAGCCTACAGGGTGCAAATCCGGGTAGTCGGTCTCCACCCAATAGTCATATTCTGAGCTCCAGCCATCAAAATGAATCTAGGTGAAAATGGTGAAAGTTAGACGGAAGCAGCACCCGGAACATGTTTAATTACATCCAGAGAAGGAGACCCGATGTACCTTCAGTCGGTGGTCCTCTGTGTCCGCTATTGTTGCAACACGGATGAGCATGGGGTTTCTCTTATCCACAGCTTCCACTTTCATCCCGATCTGGAAGCCATGTGGAGGtcgctgcaaacacacagcgcAACAACGATCACATAAATAGACCTACATCTCCTGTCATACATAttataaatctgtgtgtgtgtgtgtgtgtgtaagagattCATACTGGTTTAAAAGCACGAGCAGGAGCCGCCTGTGTGCCTGTTTCCTCCAGGTATTTCTCCCACGAGAAGCTCTTGGGTTGCTTGTATTCTGAGGAGAGGGAATCAGATCTATTAGTTCAAGTCTTTTGTCACATGCTGTGTGGATCAAAAGATCATAACATTCCTGAGATCCACAGGAACTGACAGCAGCATGCGTTTCaccattattatatatttaattggCTTAGGTTATCTCATTAACAACAGTTAATTTGTCATTACAATTTGTCATTAATTTCTTACAGTATTTGAGAGGTATGACAAATGTGTAAAACACTTTTTAAGAAAATACCAGGTAAACAATAATTTCATCAGCAGAAACTACATTTTTATGCGCATTGATTTTTGATAATATTAGATTCTGCGTTCTCTAAAGTATAATAAAATAGTGTATACTGACCCACGTGTGTCTTGGTCTGTGTCTTACCAGCTGGAGTAGTCAGAGTAAGCTCAGCATCTTCACAGTATCCCACAGGATGGATGTACGGGCTGCTAGCGTCACACCTTGACAAAGACAACTACTGGTAAACAAGCACACAATAACAACCTTTACACTAAATCTCTGCAGATCATAACTCGTTATGAATATTTGTCTTTCTTCCAGACCTTGtgttacatttttcaaaagtacCAAGACCCTGTCAAATTCTTTCCATAATTAAAGTTCATAGGCACTTTCTTGATGTTGTAAACAGATTGACCTCTGGAAGCAGTGGGTTAATCTGTCATAACCTTCAGTCTTAAACCAGGCTCTTACCAATAATCATATGTATCATCCCAGTTGTCAAAATGAATGAGCAGCCGGTtgtcaacaacagcagcaatggTTGCGACACAGACCAAAGACGGGTTCTTTCTATCAATCGCCTCCAGCTTCATCCCAGCTCGAAACCCAGACGGAGTCACCGACTGAAatagaacaaaataaaacaaatacaaaccctTAATCTAGGTACATAGATACTGGCTTTAGTGTATACCGGTTTGGAGTGCTTAATACTTACTGTGTTGAGACTCTTGAAAAGGTGTTTTGGGGCCAGCTGACCCCTACAGTTCTTCACGTACATGCTCCAATTAAACTCTCCATCCTTACAACCTACAAAACAAGCACACTTAGAAGGTGTGTTCATAAAAGCACGGATAGATGTcagtttgtgcgtgcgtgtgtgtgtgtgggacactacCTTTAGGTAACAATAACTTGTGCCCATTCTTCTCGCACCAGCCGGCAGGTTTCATATCCCAAGAGTCTGCGTTGGCCCAGAAGTCGTAGCATTCTGGGTAACCATCAAAGTGGAGCCTCACCCTATAGCCTTGTATCTAAGAGAAAAAGGGACAGTCAAATACTAGTCTCTAGACCAGCCACACACAACTATTAGCACACGTACCTCTGCAACAGATAGAACACAGAACAGGGAGGGGTGCGACGGGTCCAGCCCCTCCAGCTTCATTCCCACTTTAAAACTGTTCCTGCTTTGAGGAAGTGACTGGTGCTGCAAGACAAATGAGCACAGTCTGAGACCTAATACACAAGACCATCTTCTTATACTTTTTGTATAAGCAGCTCTGAGGTGGGTCAGCATAAATGGAGGAGGGGGTGTGTGTATACCTCTTTGAATAGTTTAGCAGGAGCAGCGATGGCCTTTTCCTCCTCTAAATAAGAAGGCCAGCTCCACGCCCGTTTCTTATTGGCTGGGCCGGTCACTGAGGGTTGGAAACATTACTATTACGGACAGTGGCTGGTGCATGAGGACCATCATCACATTCAGGAAAAGCAAACACAGCTCCTCCACAGTTTTAATTGAATCCAGTACAATAAAgataatttactttttaaatgcatacataacatttgaaaataaaaatgaatacatcaGAGGACAATCTTCAAGTGGTTTAATTAAATTGTGTTGTATATTGTGAGCATGTTAATGCCTTGAAATGAGTTAACCGTGTCAATCATTTGAAGATTTGGAAACAAGGCAGGAAAtatctccctccatccttcccctCTACAGTGGCAAAAGCGTAACCTTACCCAGTTTGGCAATTttggctcctctcctccctttggcAGTCTTGGCCTTTTCCTATGAAAGGTTAagtaaaataattcaaaatcaGGCCATACAAGCCATACTTTATCCTTTCTCAACCTAAATATGAAAAGATCCAATTATAAGTTGTAATTTGATACTTTGTGGCAAGATCTATCAAAGAAAGACATCCGTGAACACTTGGCTGGCCTGGACGCTTTGAAAGAGAACTAAATATATGCTCCCTACCTCTGGTTCCTCTTGGttgtcttcctcttcatccccaGAATCCATATACATCTTCCTCTTTTTGCGCACACGTTTACCCAGCCTTTCACCATCAGCTGCTTGACTCTCCCTTGCTTCTCCCGGGGACGATCTGCCGCTGGAGGGCTGAGCACAAACGGAGCTACAGAACTTGCCCTGGAAGAAGGCACCCGGGGGGACACGGCCATCACAGGCCCGGCACCTTGACAGCTCCCCATTTTGAGCCGCGTCTGCGTTAGAGCCTACCTCTACACTGGGGCCGACCTCCACACTGGGGCCCTCCACACTAGGTCCCTCTTCTAAAGACAGAAGCACGGGACCAGGAACTAGAGGACAAAGTAGAGAGGAGGGCTGAAAATGACGTCTGGagcatcaaaagtaaacactGCCGTCCTTTACAATAAAAGTGTGTACGATTTACAAATGTGCTGTCATACCTTTACTTTGAGATGATCCTGGCTGACTCTGAttggctggagctggagctgtgGCTTTGCTAGTCTGTGATTGTCCCTCTGGTGGAGGTGTAGGAGTGTGAGACTGTGCTGGGTCCAACGTCTCAGGCTCGGCCTTCTGTCCTTTGGCCTCTAGGTCTGTGACGATTTCCAGAGTCCCGAACTCTGTCATGCGAAACTGAAAGACACAAGTCAGGAGACAGAAATGGTCATTACTGTGTGCCACAGGAAATTGTTACTCCTAATTAATCTTGTGTCATGAAGAATGCAGTTAGCAGCTTATACATTAGTATAAgtcacattcattttcttttttcatctttctttttttttttaagttgaacacaacagaaaaccttGCTCTTTCAAATCTGTGCGTGAACAGAGACGTGTGGACAAACATTTCCACAATCAGAAATGATAATTAACATGAACGAATCTCCTTTTGTACCCTGATGTCACTTCCCGGCAGCGTGGCAATACCGTCCTTCCAGTCCAGAGCCCCCATCATATCGAACTCAGCGCCCTGGGAGGGGCCGTCCCTTGGAGGAGTGTCGGTCATTCCAACTCCTATGATATCCCCAACCTGCATGGAAACAATGACAGTCActttaaagacacaaaaacCTTACAGAGGAGAATATGTAAAGGCGGATgcaaattaaaatgttcaggCTACATCTCTAATTTAAATTATGACATTGTTCTCTGTCTATTGTGCTGACTATGCTTGATTATTACAGTGAAACTtccccctcccaaccccccatATATGGTTTTGCCTACAACGTGGTCCCAACGACAAACGCCGTCTACTCGCACTTGTAAACAACATTACCGAACTCCGCCGCTAGATGGCGACCGTGTGCTGGCTCGCAGCATACACCATGCACTTCGATTTCAGACAAAACAGTCAATAATAATACTGTTTTGCTGGTCATCTAACGGGCGTATACGTGCACAAACGGTCCCAACGGGATGAACCGTCATCGGGACCATTGACAAACACGAGGAAAGACGCCTCAACTTGAAGTTAACCACACAAGTTTATATTTTCCTTGTTTTAACAGTATCTCCTAAAACCGGCGTTTTGCCTTGCCATAAACGCGTGAGAGGGCCATTCGATCATCCGTTTCATAGAGAACACGGTTTCCTGAACTCACTGGCCGAACTTAAAAGCGTTTTAATCCGACGAATATTACGATATAACGTTTTAGTCTTGACGCATGTTCAACACGGAATAAAGGGGGATGGATTTTCCGTTTGCATGGTGGCCGTAACCACGCGAGAAGTAAACAGCAGCCCGGGCTCATGGATGTGGATTTAGTTTGACTTTGCACGCGATATGTCAATTTTATTCTAGCCATAAATAAAGTGCACGTAGGAGCGCCCATGATTAGCATTCGTCTTATACAAAATGGCGGAGCCTAGGAAGAGGCCACCAACACGTTTAAACTATTTAAATTACTCAAGTTACCCATTTAAACAAATCATGCGACGGCGCTAGACGTCGAACAGGGCCACACGCTTGCGGTGTAATTTCCCGACTTTGTGTTTTCCGTCACTCGAGTTATTTTCTTCACTTTCCCCTTGTCACGGAATGTCAGCCCGGGTTGCTAGCTAGCGCTGACAGGGAGCTAACCGCCAGCTAGCTCCACTCCGTTCAACTGAGCCGAGGTTCTGCTAAAGGGGGGCTAGCCGTAGCATTGCGACTGGATGCAGCCAGCTAAGGACAATCTGTAATAAATAAGTTTCCCGGTTAATAACAATAGGAAAACGCATTTGACAAGACCCCAATATTTCGCACAGTTCCCCCAAAACACTTACACTCGCGGCGCGCTGTTGTTACCGGCTTCAACAATGTTGCTTGATTAATTTCTTCAATAGAAACTTGAAAAAAACCCGATTTATTTTCGCCGTTTTAAATCAGAGTGGAAATAATTTAAACGGGCGATAATTAGCCAGGCGACGGCCGCTTTTCCCCCCCAAATTGTGCCCCTGTTAACGGCAATAAATGAGTATTAACGGCCGTATTGTTTAGAAATGTGGAACTCACCTCGTTTCTGTTTTAACTCTTATTTAGAGCTGGATGAAGGGATGCGCATGCGTGAAAGATGCGCTGCCTGACAACTTTGGGTCTCGGAAAAGTTCGGTTTACTATCGGCGGTCAATACCCGGCCCGTTTACACTCATAAGTCCGCTCGGTGCCGACGGGGCGAAGTGGCACCGACAGACCGGAGCTCGCGTCCCCGGTTCGCTCACAAGTATTTGTTTATTCTGAGCACCGGGGGAGCGCAGCGGGCCCGCAGTGTGTTTCTCCTGTGACCGTTGAGGAGCGGTTGGTTCCCCTTGTTGACCAACGGGCggtttttctcccccccaatAAAAAGCAACGTTAAACCCCGCACTCCCCTCCCGACTGATCAATTACTCAACTGCGTGTCACATTTCGACGCGATTATCAGTTTGTACGCGCAGTTGCTAACTGTGGGATTAAATAACTCAGGCCTGTAAAATCATccgaaaagaaaggaaaaagaaccCTAACCCGAAACACGCCGCTGCGGGACTGATTTCGGCATTAAAATAAACCCTCTTCACGTCTGCAGGTTTGTGCGAGTGCGATCTTGACAGAACGGCGAACGTTGAATGAAGTCGGACAGGACGGTCGAGTTTAGCCCAATCAAACCTGCACGAAACACTCCGTTTAAAAACGCTTCTTTCGCACTTTTGAAGGAAATTCAACATCCGAGCTGCCAGTGTATCGGACTGCATGCAGTCACCTCCGCTGGCATCCGTGGATGTGTGTGCTTTGTGGCTTTATTGTGACAGCTGATTGCACGTAACAGCTACCAGGGTGCGCGTATTCATTCCTGGTGTTTTCAGATCGATATGAAGTACATGCCGAGTTGCCAATAGTCCAAACACTCGTGTTGAACCGCATCATCTCAAGCTGTTTTACTGTATTCAATCCCTCCCACGTAGGGGCGGTTATGGTTTCTCCGGTATAATAAAGCTACTGATTTATATTTTGTGTCATCCGTTTCCGTTCACTTTTGATTAAATGTCTCCACGCTAATCGCCGTCGCATCCGTGGGCGCGCGTCCAGCAGCTAACGCTAACAGGTCCACAAGAGAAGTATTTATTTCAGTCAACAAAGGCCCGAGACGAGGTGAGACGAGTCCAGTTGGACGGcgcgcagcggcggcggcgcgccGTCCCACGTCTCACCGCCAGGTGGCACAAtgagtccacccccccccctcccaaaaaaaaaagaaaaaagaaagagggttTTAACCGGCTCGCACATCGTTCTGCAGCCTACAATTTGTTCTCATGTATTTTCTTCAAACATAACAGGTACGAACCATGAGATGGCATTCAAAGGCAAAGTGGTCGACTCGAAGGTGAGGGGACATTTTTAACAATAAGCCCTGCGGGGAACCGTCCGCCCGTCGCGGTCGACCGATTATGCAAATCACGTGtgattaaataataaagagACTGTGCCGGAGACTGTGTGAACGTGCCGGGTCTGTTTTTAGCCGGCGTGGTATACAGATGATAATCCGCAGCCTTTGCACGTAGGACTGCTGACTGGATTTGGGTCGCTGTTCACGCGGATGCGGTACATTGTGATAATATTCGGGTTTCTGTCCCGCAGACCGTCCTCTCCAACCTGCTGCTGTGTCTGCTGATATTTTACGCTCTTTTCTACATGATTGGGAGCGTGTGCTTCGGTGCCTTCAGGTGAGAATGTCCCTAACGCGCATGCGCACGGGCGGTATGCGTTTTACTGGCTTTGTGCACGAAAATTTCAC
This genomic stretch from Gasterosteus aculeatus chromosome 20, fGasAcu3.hap1.1, whole genome shotgun sequence harbors:
- the l3mbtl1b gene encoding lethal(3)malignant brain tumor-like protein 4 isoform X5, whose amino-acid sequence is MTDTPPRDGPSQGAEFDMMGALDWKDGIATLPGSDIRFRMTEFGTLEIVTDLEAKGQKAEPETLDPAQSHTPTPPPEGQSQTSKATAPAPANQSQPGSSQSKVPGPVLLSLEEGPSVEGPSVEVGPSVEVGSNADAAQNGELSRCRACDGRVPPGAFFQGKFCSSVCAQPSSGRSSPGEARESQAADGERLGKRVRKKRKMYMDSGDEEEDNQEEPEEKAKTAKGRRGAKIAKLVTGPANKKRAWSWPSYLEEEKAIAAPAKLFKEHQSLPQSRNSFKVGMKLEGLDPSHPSLFCVLSVAEIQGYRVRLHFDGYPECYDFWANADSWDMKPAGWCEKNGHKLLLPKGCKDGEFNWSMYVKNCRGQLAPKHLFKSLNTSVTPSGFRAGMKLEAIDRKNPSLVCVATIAAVVDNRLLIHFDNWDDTYDYWCDASSPYIHPVGYCEDAELTLTTPAEYKQPKSFSWEKYLEETGTQAAPARAFKPRPPHGFQIGMKVEAVDKRNPMLIRVATIADTEDHRLKIHFDGWSSEYDYWVETDYPDLHPVGWCQKTGHPLQYPNGSSDLVTAPGQGCPTRGCNGVGHIRGPRYGTHYTQVSCPYSETNLNKEGLLPDRLSGERPLALSGPHPRGRRPDPSTNTATPTTSAPEQAEGAEDSHSRKPLTVEAERLARNTQPEPPGGASEQCHNGTRPKRTAPVPKYLKMHYVKEEIDDGKASPDAISLQQALHESVFSPGLSASPPHRVSLCWDKHCQLLPEVLGLTAKRVATWSAEEVATFVKGLPGCKEHAATFKTEQIDGEAFLLLTQGDIVKILSIKLGPALKIYNSILMLKNADEE